From Diabrotica undecimpunctata isolate CICGRU unplaced genomic scaffold, icDiaUnde3 ctg00000598.1, whole genome shotgun sequence, a single genomic window includes:
- the LOC140431230 gene encoding uncharacterized protein: MPRLVRSQKTKNHRKGYLCDGCLQFFVSEENLNNHQKSDCSHIYTKLPTTQPKINKLGEIGPENILKFINFQKMLPVPFVIYADFESLLKPIDCTKPFGGNSYFVKTAEHQAYSFAFYLKCSYDDSLSRLINYEGKDAPKVFIQKLDDLVHELYNNHLKHIKPMSPLTKEEIKEHDSATECYLCGKPFNPFNHKVRDHHHLTSKYLGPAHNSCNINYKLSNTIPVFFHNMSNYDCHLFVKELSTTGEQVSVIAQTKEKYITISKKILVEESKRGPHKYITLRFVDSFRFLAKSLDILSTTLDSEQCKEIKKYFPDTKHFELVRHKGVFPYSYMDGFDRLKEKTLPPKENFYNNLTNKHISDEDYARAIDVWNTFDCKSMSDYAMLYLISDVLLLADVFQNFRKVCHKEYNLDPCHYITAFALSWDAMLRYTKIELELLTDVDMVHFLKKGVRGEVAQCSKREAVANNRYLPNYDPQQPESYIIYLDATNLYGAAMCQYLPYGNFKWVTDVENFNYFSVEDDANKGYVLEVDLEYPAHLHSAHNDIPFCPESMVPPGSKYPKLIPNLNNKTKYIIHYRNLKQCLKYGLVLKRIHRILEFSQSPWLKKYIDLNTSLRNKAKNEFERDLFKLLNNAIFGKNFREC, from the coding sequence ATGCCAAGACTTGTAAgaagtcaaaaaacaaaaaaccatcGCAAAGGATACTTATGTGATGGATGTCTACAATTCTTTGTTAGCGAAGAAAACCTAAATAATCACCAAAAGAGCGACTGTTCACATATTTACACAAAACTTCCCACAACACAACCTAAAATTAATAAGCTTGGTGAAATAGGACCAGAAAATATACTGAAATTCAtcaattttcaaaaaatgttacCAGTGCCATTTGTTATATATGCGGACTTTGAAAGTTTGCTGAAGCCCATAGACTGCACCAAACCTTTTGGTGGAAATTCATATTTTGTTAAAACAGCTGAACACCAAGCATATTCATTTGCATTTTATCTTAAATGCAGCTATGACGATTCACTCTCAAGACTAATAAATTATGAAGGAAAGGATGCCCCAAAGGTGTTTATCCAGAAATTGGATGATTTAGTACATGAACTATATAACAATCACCTTAAACATATTAAACCAATGTCACCGTTaacaaaagaagaaattaaagaacaTGACAGCGCTACCGAGTGTTACTTGTGTGGGAAGCCATTTAATCCTTTTAATCATAAGGTAAGAGATCATCATCATTTAACTTCAAAATATCTTGGACCCGCTCATAATTCatgtaatataaattacaaaCTCTCAAATACAATACCTGTGTTTTTTCACAATATGAGTAATTATGATTGTCATCTTTTTGTTAAAGAGCTTTCAACAACTGGTGAACAAGTGTCAGTAATTGCACAgaccaaagaaaaatatatcacaatttctaaaaaaatactCGTAGAGGAGTCGAAAAGGGGTCCACATAAATACATAACTCTGAGATTTGTTGATTCATTTAGATTTTTGGCAAAATCTCTGGATATTCTGAGCACAACTTTAGACTCGGAGCAgtgtaaagaaattaaaaagtatTTCCCAGATACTAAACACTTTGAACTTGTGAGACACAAGGGTGTCTTTCCTTATTCATATATGGATGGATTTGACAGACTTAAAGAAAAAACACTACCACCTAAAGAAAATTTCTACAATAATCTAACTAACAAACACATTTCTGATGAAGATTATGCGAGAGCAATTGATGTATGGAACACATTTGATTGTAAATCTATGAGTGACTATGCTATGTTGTACCTAATATCAGATGTCTTATTATTGGCTGATGTGTTTCAAAATTTTAGGAAAGTATGTCACAAAGAATACAATTTGGATCCTTGTCACTACATAACTGCTTTTGCATTAAGTTGGGACGCTATGTTAAGATACACCAAAATTGAACTAGAGCTTCTTACCGATGTCGACATGGTACACTTTTTAAAGAAAGGAGTAAGAGGAGAAGTGGCACAATGTAGCAAAAGAGAAGCCGTGGCAAATAATCGATATCTACCCAATTATGATCCACAACAACCCGAGTCTTACATCATATATCTAGATGCTACAAATTTATATGGTGCGGCCATGTGTCAATATCTTCCATATGGAAATTTTAAATGGGTAACCGATGTTGaaaattttaactatttttcgGTGGAGGATGATGCGAATAAAGGGTATGTGTTGGAAGTGGATTTGGAATATCCAGCTCATTTACATTCTGCACATAATGATATACCATTCTGCCCCGAAAGCATGGTACCACCAGGAAGCAAATATCCTAAACTTATACCAAATCTCaacaataaaactaaatacattatCCATTATCGCAATCTTAAACAGTGTCTTAAGTATGGTCTGGTACTAAAAAGGATTCATCGTATACTAGAGTTCTCGCAATCACCAtggctaaaaaaatatattgacctAAATACATCACTTAGAAACAAAGCCAAAAACGAGTTTGAGCGGGATCTCTTTAAATTACTGAATAATGCGATATTCGGGAAAAACTTTAGAGAATGTTGA